One part of the Bicyclus anynana chromosome 8, ilBicAnyn1.1, whole genome shotgun sequence genome encodes these proteins:
- the LOC112048395 gene encoding uncharacterized protein LOC112048395 isoform X1, whose translation MESTPICRCRVLYLGSAVPQQSKDGLQGIQEPLRELYPEKGATTGGIDSWLSVWSNGILLENVDESGSRVSRFFPISSLHYCAAVRRVSVEGAPRFLPLDSPFARAPAPRRPPLFAAVLRRTQGIKVLECHAFICRREAAANALVRCCFHAYADSSYAKRLEAERSPTQLPPDGDEELEVFDGDENHKVWVGEVERDDASDDIPHPARAPRPRQITRPASVPPPPPPPEEPKKKSTSKKTKKKSSASADEMYATMPGPAHVMNGRSLGRAPPAWAAAGHPMVLVAHPAATLPHARPATMGHRGRVPAALAPGPFPPVPPLGRGRIQYATVDPRRSKPPPPPAMKAAQSMTGLEAVEDSGGIYRKKGHLNERAFSYSIRQEHRSRSHGSLANLKFAAPPEVETGREELKKEREIMQLVAGLQLNSDEVERREVPPHMIRARHGPR comes from the exons ATGGAATCGACGCCGATCTGTCGGTGCCGCGTGTTGTACCTCGGCTCGGCGGTCCCGCAGCAGAGCAAGGACGGACTACAAGGCATCCAGGAGCCTCTGCGCGAACTGTATCCGGAAAAGGGAGCGACCACCGGCGGCATCGACTCGTGGCTCTCGGTCTGGTCGAACGGAATCTTGCTTGAGAACGTCGACGAGAGCGGCTCGAGGGTATCGAGGTTTTTCCCGATTTCGAGTTTGCACTACTGCGCGGCCGTGAGGCGCGTGAGTGTGGAGGGTGCGCCCAGATTTTTGCCTTTGGACTCCCCGTTCGCCAGAGCGCCGGCGCCGCGGCGTCCTCCTCTGTTCGCGGCGGTGTTGCGCCGAACGCAAGGTATAAAGGTTCTGGAATGTCACGCGTTCATCTGTCGTCGCGAGGCGGCTGCGAACGCCCTCGTGCGCTGCTGCTTCCACGCGTACGCGGACAGCTCGTACGCTAAACGGTTGGAGGCGGAGCGGTCGCCGACGCAGCTGCCGCCCGACGGCGACGAGGAGCTGGAGGTGTTCGACGGTGACGAGAACCACAAGGTCTGGGTCGGAGAGGTGGAACGCGACGACGCGAGCGACGACATCCCGCACCCCGCGCGAGCGCCGCGCCCGCGGCAGATAACGCGACCTGCGTCCGTGCccccgccgcccccgccgcccgAGGAGCCCAAGAAGAAGTCCACGTCGAAGAAGACCAAGAAGAAATCGTCCGCGTCAGCAGACGAGATGTACGCTACGATGCCGGGTCCGGCGCACGTCATGAACGGCAGGTCGCTGGGGCGAGCGCCCCCAGCGTGGGCGGCGGCGGGGCACCCGATGGTGCTGGTGGCGCACCCGGCCGCCACTCTGCCTCACGCCCGACCGGCGACGATGGGCCACCGAGGTCGGGTACCAGCTGCCTTAGCTCCCGGACCGTTCCCACCGGTTCCTCCACTGGGAAGAGGCCGCATACAGTACGCGACCGTCGATCCTAGACGCTCGAAGCCACCGCCACCGCCGGCTATGAAAGCCGCTCAGAGCATGACGGGCTTGGAAGCGGTGGAGGACTCCGGAGGAATTTACAGGAAGAAAGGACATTTGAATGAACGCGCTTTTTCTTACAGTATAAGACAGGAACACAGAAGTCGATCGCACGGATCTCTCGCCAATCTGAAGTTCGCTGCTCCACCGGAG GTGGAGACAGGTCGAGAAGAATTGAAGAAAGAGCGAGAGATCATGCAACTGGTGGCCGGACTGCAGCTCAACTCTGACGAGGTTGAGCGTCGCGAGGTTCCGCCACATATGATCCGAGCCAGACATGGCCCGAG ataa
- the LOC112048395 gene encoding uncharacterized protein LOC112048395 isoform X2 yields MESTPICRCRVLYLGSAVPQQSKDGLQGIQEPLRELYPEKGATTGGIDSWLSVWSNGILLENVDESGSRVSRFFPISSLHYCAAVRRVSVEGAPRFLPLDSPFARAPAPRRPPLFAAVLRRTQGIKVLECHAFICRREAAANALVRCCFHAYADSSYAKRLEAERSPTQLPPDGDEELEVFDGDENHKVWVGEVERDDASDDIPHPARAPRPRQITRPASVPPPPPPPEEPKKKSTSKKTKKKSSASADEMYATMPGPAHVMNGRSLGRAPPAWAAAGHPMVLVAHPAATLPHARPATMGHRGRVPAALAPGPFPPVPPLGRGRIQYATVDPRRSKPPPPPAMKAAQSMTGLEAVEDSGGIYRKKGHLNERAFSYSIRQEHRSRSHGSLANLKFAAPPEVETGREELKKEREIMQLVAGLQLNSDEVERREVPPHMIRARHGPR; encoded by the exons ATGGAATCGACGCCGATCTGTCGGTGCCGCGTGTTGTACCTCGGCTCGGCGGTCCCGCAGCAGAGCAAGGACGGACTACAAGGCATCCAGGAGCCTCTGCGCGAACTGTATCCGGAAAAGGGAGCGACCACCGGCGGCATCGACTCGTGGCTCTCGGTCTGGTCGAACGGAATCTTGCTTGAGAACGTCGACGAGAGCGGCTCGAGGGTATCGAGGTTTTTCCCGATTTCGAGTTTGCACTACTGCGCGGCCGTGAGGCGCGTGAGTGTGGAGGGTGCGCCCAGATTTTTGCCTTTGGACTCCCCGTTCGCCAGAGCGCCGGCGCCGCGGCGTCCTCCTCTGTTCGCGGCGGTGTTGCGCCGAACGCAAGGTATAAAGGTTCTGGAATGTCACGCGTTCATCTGTCGTCGCGAGGCGGCTGCGAACGCCCTCGTGCGCTGCTGCTTCCACGCGTACGCGGACAGCTCGTACGCTAAACGGTTGGAGGCGGAGCGGTCGCCGACGCAGCTGCCGCCCGACGGCGACGAGGAGCTGGAGGTGTTCGACGGTGACGAGAACCACAAGGTCTGGGTCGGAGAGGTGGAACGCGACGACGCGAGCGACGACATCCCGCACCCCGCGCGAGCGCCGCGCCCGCGGCAGATAACGCGACCTGCGTCCGTGCccccgccgcccccgccgcccgAGGAGCCCAAGAAGAAGTCCACGTCGAAGAAGACCAAGAAGAAATCGTCCGCGTCAGCAGACGAGATGTACGCTACGATGCCGGGTCCGGCGCACGTCATGAACGGCAGGTCGCTGGGGCGAGCGCCCCCAGCGTGGGCGGCGGCGGGGCACCCGATGGTGCTGGTGGCGCACCCGGCCGCCACTCTGCCTCACGCCCGACCGGCGACGATGGGCCACCGAGGTCGGGTACCAGCTGCCTTAGCTCCCGGACCGTTCCCACCGGTTCCTCCACTGGGAAGAGGCCGCATACAGTACGCGACCGTCGATCCTAGACGCTCGAAGCCACCGCCACCGCCGGCTATGAAAGCCGCTCAGAGCATGACGGGCTTGGAAGCGGTGGAGGACTCCGGAGGAATTTACAGGAAGAAAGGACATTTGAATGAACGCGCTTTTTCTTACAGTATAAGACAGGAACACAGAAGTCGATCGCACGGATCTCTCGCCAATCTGAAGTTCGCTGCTCCACCGGAG GTGGAGACAGGTCGAGAAGAATTGAAGAAAGAGCGAGAGATCATGCAACTGGTGGCCGGACTGCAGCTCAACTCTGACGAGGTTGAGCGTCGCGAGGTTCCGCCACATATGATCCGAGCCAGACATGGCCCGAGGTGA